One segment of Cololabis saira isolate AMF1-May2022 chromosome 9, fColSai1.1, whole genome shotgun sequence DNA contains the following:
- the kiss1rb gene encoding KISS1 receptor b, with the protein MNAESAGNRSPNCESVCNDSAALEDQGPPLLVDAWLVPTFFALIMLVGLIGNSLVIHVVTKHQQMKTVTNFYIVNLATTDILFLVCCVPFTATLYPLPSWIFGEFMCRLVNYLQQVTAQATCITLSAMSVDRCYVTVYPLQSLRHRTPRMALAVSVSIWIGSLLLSIPVAVYQRLEEGYWFGPQTYCSEVFPTVHLQRAFIIYSFVAVYLLPLFTIVACYTFMLKRMGRPTVNPIDSSYQLQVQEERAAAVRARVSRMVKVMVALFLICWGPIQVCILLQAFGLRSYILYKLKIWGHCMSYSNSSVNPLIYAFMGSNFRKAFRHAFPAISLWSKRGRVRVGNMDAGEAGEMEHHTSRGEAEMHFLSSAS; encoded by the exons ATGAACGCAGAATCAGCAGGCAATCGCAGCCCGAACTGCGAGTCCGTATGCAACGACTCTGCAGCTCTGGAGGATCAAGGGCCGCCGCTGCTGGTCGACGCCTGGTTGGTCCCCACTTTCTTCGCCCTCATCATGCTGGTCGGTCTGATTGGCAACTCGCTGGTCATCCATGTGGTCACCAAGCATCAGCAGATGAAGACTGTCACCAACTTCTACATAg taaaCCTGGCCACAACTGACATCCTGTTTCTAGTCTGCTGCGTTCCCTTCACTGCTACGCTGTACCCACTACCCAGCTGGATCTTTGGAGAGTTCATGTGTCGCCTGGTGAACTATCTTCAACAA GTGACTGCACAGGCAACGTGTATCACTCTGTCTGCTATGAGTGTGGACCGGTGCTACGTGACGGTTTATCCTCTGCAGTCGCTGCGGCACCGGACCCCCCGCATGGCTCTGGCCGTGTCTGTGTCTATCTGGATAG GCTCTTTGCTTCTGTCCATCCCTGTGGCCGTGTACCAGCGTCTGGAGGAAGGATACTGGTTTGGCCCTCAGACGTACTGCAGTGAGGTCTTCCCCACCGTCCACCTCCAGAGAGCCTTCATCATTTACAGCTTCGTGGCTGTGTACCTCCTGCCCCTGTTTACCATCGTAGCCTGCTACACCTTCATGCTCAAGCGCATGGGCCGGCCCACTGTGAATCCCATCGACAGCAGCTACCAA CTACAGGTTCAGGAAGAGCGAGCTGCAGCGGTGCGAGCGCGAGTCTCCCGcatggtgaaggtgatggtggcTCTGTTCCTCATCTGCTGGGGGCCCATCCAGGTCTGCATCCTGCTGCAGGCTTTCGGTCTCCGCAGTTACATCCTCTATAAG CTGAAGATTTGGGGTCACTGCATGTCCTACTCCAACTCCTCCGTCAACCCGCTCATTTACGCCTTCATGGGCAGTAACTTCAGGAAGGCCTTCAGACACGCCTTCCCTGCTATTTCTCTGTGGAGCAAGAGGGGCAGGGTCAGGGTGGGAAATATGGATGCTGGAGAAGCGGGAGAGATGGAGCACCACACATCCAGGGGAGAGGCAGAGATGCACTTTCTTTCATCTGCCTCCTAA